Proteins from one Desulfonema limicola genomic window:
- a CDS encoding chemotaxis protein CheB, whose translation MNTDCKPDRKTKTCKIQYNKKPSYYVGIGASAGGLEALQLFFENMQPENGMAFIVVQHLSPDYKSLMVELLSKYTKMEVLRVEDGVTLEPDKVYLIPPRKNMVIKGGNLYLSEQPERHRLNLPIDLLFRSLAEDQEDHAIGIILSGTGSDGTRGIRTIKEEGGIVMVQDEESAKFDGMPRSAIATGLADFILPPAKMPGEILNFISHPCIAEKKEPADIIVKEEDNFSKIFNILNKKANVDFSYYKPSTMVRRIERRMGITQVHSLEEYLGYLHRNPKEVTSLFKDMLIGVTKFFRDRESFRILRHKVIPEIFSNAEKREYKSVRVWTPGCSTGEEAYSIAMLLQDYMDSNRTYIDVKVFATDIDREAIEFAGIGLYPESIVAELNMEFISRYFEKKAKGYQVRRNVREMVVFAIQNLIKDPPFTKVDLISCRNLLIYLQPVLQKKVFSTFNYALVPGGYLFLGSSESIGDAADNFEPFDLKNRIYSHPNKGTIPVKGDAIYSSPPQIPALSSAYKMYSQPNKTEYTQKYESQENYYHALIRCLASSVIVINEKWELIQSFGNARKYLKVPEGNMTLDILMMFPRELSLAVSSAVHKVRKTGKPVEYNDIKLKENEVVSSIHLKAGVISETRGYARIFVLHMEESNTGASDSGKTINLSSPGEDFTIQRINDLEQEIQFTRENLQATIEELQTSNEELQATNEELLAANEELQSTNEELQSVNEELNTVNAEYQSKNIELTELNYDMKNLMESTNIGTIFLDKDICIRKFTPAVNRIVNLLEQDIGRPLRDLYIPLFGDDILKDAEKVLADSESIEKRLCSQTETFLIRIMPFIDDKKIPEGVVITILDITAQALAEKELQLKSDLLENILEQSPSAQLVVDKKGKILFANMQTECILNFTKQSLLSMNLYSQELNLKNLDEIPITEENSPVTDIINSGKAVKNFVICQHRKQGEEMIFSVSGNYVSSIKDDIIILKLETLAHRGWKQGSQNKENR comes from the coding sequence ATGAATACTGATTGTAAACCAGATAGGAAAACAAAAACATGTAAAATACAATATAACAAAAAACCATCCTATTATGTAGGCATAGGTGCTTCAGCAGGTGGACTGGAAGCACTTCAGCTTTTTTTTGAAAATATGCAGCCTGAAAACGGTATGGCTTTTATTGTTGTCCAGCACCTGTCCCCTGACTATAAAAGCCTTATGGTTGAACTCCTGTCAAAATATACAAAAATGGAGGTTTTGCGTGTTGAAGACGGTGTTACTCTTGAACCTGACAAGGTTTATCTTATACCGCCAAGAAAAAACATGGTAATTAAGGGAGGGAATTTATATCTTTCTGAACAGCCTGAACGCCACCGCCTTAACCTGCCTATTGATCTTTTATTCAGATCCCTTGCTGAAGACCAGGAAGACCATGCTATCGGCATTATACTCTCAGGCACAGGAAGCGACGGGACAAGGGGCATTCGCACAATAAAAGAAGAAGGCGGTATAGTAATGGTTCAAGATGAGGAATCTGCCAAATTTGACGGTATGCCCAGAAGTGCAATTGCCACAGGGCTTGCAGATTTTATCCTTCCGCCTGCAAAGATGCCTGGAGAGATTTTGAATTTCATAAGTCATCCCTGTATTGCAGAAAAAAAAGAACCTGCTGATATTATTGTTAAAGAAGAAGATAATTTTTCTAAAATTTTTAATATCCTTAACAAAAAAGCCAATGTGGATTTTTCATATTATAAACCCTCTACAATGGTGCGCAGAATTGAGAGGCGCATGGGCATTACCCAGGTTCACAGCCTTGAAGAATATCTGGGATATCTTCACCGGAATCCAAAAGAAGTAACCTCGCTTTTTAAGGATATGCTCATCGGGGTTACGAAGTTTTTCAGGGACCGGGAATCTTTTCGTATTTTAAGGCATAAAGTTATTCCCGAGATATTCAGCAATGCTGAAAAAAGAGAATATAAATCAGTTCGTGTCTGGACCCCGGGCTGTTCTACAGGGGAAGAAGCATATTCAATTGCAATGCTGCTGCAAGATTATATGGATTCCAACCGCACCTATATTGATGTAAAGGTATTTGCAACAGATATTGACAGGGAAGCCATTGAATTTGCAGGCATAGGGCTTTACCCTGAAAGCATAGTTGCAGAACTGAATATGGAATTTATAAGCAGGTATTTTGAAAAAAAGGCAAAAGGCTACCAGGTGCGGCGAAATGTCCGGGAGATGGTTGTGTTTGCCATCCAAAACCTCATAAAAGATCCTCCTTTTACAAAGGTTGACTTGATTTCCTGCCGAAACCTTTTAATCTATCTGCAGCCTGTTTTACAAAAAAAGGTGTTTTCCACATTTAATTACGCACTTGTACCTGGAGGTTATCTGTTTTTAGGAAGCAGTGAATCCATAGGGGATGCAGCAGATAATTTTGAACCATTTGACCTGAAAAACAGGATATACAGCCATCCCAACAAAGGTACTATTCCGGTCAAAGGGGATGCAATATATTCATCACCGCCCCAGATCCCGGCTCTGTCTTCAGCATATAAAATGTATTCCCAGCCCAATAAAACAGAATACACACAAAAGTATGAATCCCAGGAAAATTACTACCATGCCCTGATACGCTGCCTTGCATCTTCAGTAATTGTAATAAATGAAAAATGGGAGCTGATTCAGTCTTTTGGAAATGCCAGAAAATATCTCAAGGTTCCTGAAGGCAATATGACTCTGGATATTCTCATGATGTTTCCCCGCGAGCTTTCCCTGGCTGTATCATCAGCAGTTCACAAAGTCCGCAAAACCGGCAAACCTGTTGAATATAATGATATAAAACTAAAAGAAAACGAGGTTGTCAGCTCAATTCATCTCAAGGCAGGGGTTATTTCCGAGACCAGGGGTTATGCCCGTATCTTTGTCCTGCATATGGAAGAATCAAATACTGGTGCTTCTGATTCCGGCAAAACCATTAACTTATCCTCTCCTGGCGAGGATTTTACAATACAAAGAATCAATGATCTTGAACAGGAAATCCAGTTTACAAGGGAAAATTTACAGGCTACTATTGAAGAACTTCAGACATCTAATGAAGAATTACAGGCCACTAATGAGGAACTGCTGGCTGCTAATGAAGAACTGCAAAGCACAAATGAGGAACTGCAATCTGTCAATGAAGAATTGAACACTGTAAACGCTGAATATCAATCAAAGAATATTGAACTTACAGAATTAAACTATGATATGAAAAACCTGATGGAAAGTACAAATATTGGAACCATATTTCTGGATAAAGATATTTGTATCAGAAAATTTACACCTGCAGTTAACAGGATAGTAAATCTTTTAGAACAAGATATCGGCAGGCCCTTAAGAGATCTTTATATTCCTTTATTTGGCGATGATATTTTAAAAGATGCAGAAAAGGTTCTTGCAGATTCTGAAAGTATTGAAAAAAGATTATGTTCACAAACTGAAACCTTTCTTATAAGAATAATGCCGTTTATAGACGATAAAAAAATTCCTGAAGGTGTTGTGATTACCATACTGGATATAACAGCCCAGGCTTTGGCTGAAAAAGAGCTTCAGCTTAAAAGTGATCTTTTGGAAAATATTCTTGAACAAAGCCCGTCTGCCCAGCTTGTTGTGGACAAAAAAGGAAAGATATTATTTGCCAATATGCAGACAGAATGTATTTTGAATTTTACAAAGCAGAGCCTTTTAAGCATGAACCTTTATTCACAGGAACTGAATCTGAAAAATCTTGATGAGATTCCCATTACAGAAGAAAACAGCCCTGTTACAGATATAATAAACTCAGGCAAAGCTGTAAAAAACTTTGTAATATGCCAGCATAGAAAACAAGGGGAAGAGATGATTTTTTCTGTTTCCGGCAATTATGTTTCAAGCATTAAAGATGATATAATCATTTTAAAGCTGGAAACACTGGCACACCGGGGCTGGAAACAGGGCAGTCAAAACAAGGAGAATAGATAA
- a CDS encoding response regulator has translation MTDKKMPVVMVIDDDEVNHLILEKIMEKDGIKAVMADNGDTGLKIARKELPDLILLDIFMPGDDGFEILRQFMSDPVLKDIPVIIFTILEREKSRKQALEMGARDYITKPFDMRDIVERIKKYLPDYHENK, from the coding sequence ATGACAGATAAGAAAATGCCGGTTGTAATGGTAATTGACGATGATGAGGTAAATCATCTTATCCTGGAAAAGATTATGGAAAAAGACGGTATTAAGGCTGTTATGGCAGATAACGGGGATACAGGATTAAAAATTGCCCGCAAGGAACTGCCTGACCTTATACTGCTGGATATTTTCATGCCTGGAGATGATGGATTTGAAATACTCAGGCAGTTTATGTCAGACCCTGTACTCAAAGATATTCCAGTTATAATATTTACCATACTTGAAAGAGAAAAAAGCCGGAAACAAGCCCTGGAAATGGGAGCAAGGGATTATATTACCAAACCTTTTGATATGAGAGATATAGTAGAAAGAATAAAAAAATATCTGCCGGATTATCATGAAAACAAATAG
- a CDS encoding ATP-binding protein, whose protein sequence is MTRHKILVVEDEALVADDMAASLEDLGYNVTSIAASGKDAIESARREPPDLVLMDIFLKGELDGIETAHKILSIMDIPVIYVTAYADEKILERAKITEPFGYLVKPFHNRDLHINISMALYKAEITARLKKMEKELSKAKKLEAAAVMAGGVAHDFNNLLFAILGNISLAKEGFEEGEDISGYLDTAEKTILHARDLTNKFINFASKAEPYKTPLSIAHLIENVCKDFERKTGMQCRILMSDPECKADADYAQIFQALANIIENAGEHVNNDTGTINIKVDNIIPFAGNIDMPDNNQDDFCMLKNCKYIRISIKDNGSGIKKEDISRVFDPYYSTKERGARKGMGLGLAVAYSIIDRHEGCIKIQSKPGSGTEVCIFIPASAKSGK, encoded by the coding sequence ATGACAAGACATAAAATACTTGTGGTTGAAGATGAAGCCCTGGTAGCTGATGATATGGCAGCCAGTCTTGAAGATCTGGGGTATAATGTTACATCCATAGCTGCTTCTGGTAAAGATGCTATAGAATCTGCCAGACGGGAACCCCCTGATCTTGTACTTATGGATATTTTTCTAAAAGGTGAACTTGACGGCATTGAGACAGCCCATAAGATTCTATCCATAATGGATATTCCTGTTATATATGTTACAGCTTATGCTGATGAAAAAATACTGGAAAGAGCAAAAATTACAGAACCTTTCGGCTATCTTGTCAAACCCTTTCACAACAGGGATCTTCATATAAATATTTCAATGGCCCTGTACAAAGCTGAAATAACAGCCAGATTGAAAAAAATGGAAAAGGAACTCAGCAAAGCAAAGAAACTTGAAGCAGCAGCAGTTATGGCAGGGGGAGTTGCCCATGATTTTAACAATCTATTATTTGCCATACTTGGCAATATTTCCCTGGCAAAAGAAGGTTTTGAAGAAGGAGAAGATATTTCAGGTTATTTAGATACAGCAGAAAAAACAATATTGCATGCCAGAGACCTGACCAACAAGTTTATTAATTTTGCTTCAAAAGCTGAACCTTATAAAACTCCTTTATCCATTGCACATCTTATTGAAAATGTATGTAAAGATTTTGAAAGAAAAACAGGTATGCAGTGCAGAATTCTAATGTCTGATCCAGAATGTAAAGCCGATGCTGATTATGCACAGATATTCCAGGCTCTTGCCAATATTATTGAAAATGCCGGCGAACATGTAAATAATGATACAGGCACCATAAACATAAAGGTTGATAATATCATCCCTTTTGCCGGCAATATTGATATGCCGGACAATAATCAAGATGATTTCTGTATGCTTAAAAACTGCAAATACATAAGAATAAGTATAAAAGACAATGGTTCAGGTATTAAAAAGGAAGATATTTCCAGAGTTTTTGATCCATATTATTCTACCAAAGAAAGAGGTGCCAGAAAAGGAATGGGCTTGGGCCTTGCTGTTGCTTATTCAATAATTGACCGGCATGAAGGCTGCATTAAAATACAATCTAAACCAGGGTCGGGCACAGAGGTATGTATTTTTATTCCGGCTTCTGCCAAATCAGGGAAATAA
- a CDS encoding MASE3 domain-containing protein → MKTNSLILKNLGYIAVAAGLYQISSYSFLLFHSIAEMFSIAVAWGIFVVAWNARNVLDNDYLLFIGITYLFIGILDLFHVLAYKGMNIFAGYDSNLPTQLWIAWQYMLGVSQLTAWIFIRRRLNPESALCCLAAITALMCIAIFTGIFPDCYIEGSGLTLFKKASEILTAFMLIGSICCLWHFKDIFSPNVIKMMIFSTTAAVAGKTAFIFYINVYGLSNLIGHYLLIISFFFMYKAIVETGITTPAEIFFRELKLREEELKQSENALKKAGIYLEILVKERTRELENTNTRLMIEIKARQTAQIMLAQRNEDLNHINRELNDFAYMISHDLREPLRGIFSYTEFLTEYYKDKLDSKGKFILQSLGGLAKRQDDQINAILQYSRIGRTEADISLTDLNDIIKDVIKRLGFLLKQTGAEIRIPRPMPEIECDKELITEAFQNLISNALKYNDKDEKWVEIGFYDKNEIAEKSVFSEKCRQDNCHIFYIKDNGIGIAEKFHDKIFKIFQRLHNKNAFGGGTGAGMTIVQKIIEHHKGKIWLDSVPGQGTIFYFSIMQINRNNVNQKPVD, encoded by the coding sequence ATGAAAACAAATAGTCTGATCTTAAAAAACCTCGGCTATATTGCTGTTGCAGCAGGCCTTTATCAAATCAGCAGTTATAGTTTCCTGCTTTTTCACAGTATAGCAGAGATGTTTTCCATAGCAGTAGCCTGGGGTATATTTGTTGTTGCCTGGAATGCACGCAATGTGCTGGATAATGACTATCTCTTATTTATCGGGATCACATATCTTTTTATTGGTATCCTGGATCTGTTCCATGTACTGGCTTATAAAGGCATGAATATCTTTGCTGGATATGATTCAAATCTGCCTACCCAGTTATGGATAGCCTGGCAGTATATGCTGGGGGTTTCCCAGCTTACAGCCTGGATATTTATCAGGCGCAGACTGAATCCTGAATCTGCATTGTGCTGCCTTGCAGCTATTACTGCTCTTATGTGCATTGCAATCTTTACAGGCATATTTCCTGACTGCTATATTGAAGGTTCTGGATTAACATTATTTAAAAAAGCAAGTGAAATCCTGACGGCCTTTATGCTGATTGGATCAATTTGCTGTCTCTGGCATTTTAAGGATATATTTTCTCCAAATGTAATAAAAATGATGATTTTTTCCACAACTGCTGCTGTGGCAGGTAAAACTGCTTTTATTTTTTATATAAATGTTTACGGCCTGTCCAACCTGATTGGGCACTATCTTCTTATCATCTCTTTTTTCTTTATGTACAAGGCTATTGTTGAAACCGGCATTACAACACCTGCCGAGATATTTTTCAGGGAATTAAAATTAAGAGAAGAAGAACTTAAACAAAGTGAAAACGCATTGAAAAAAGCAGGCATATATCTGGAAATACTTGTAAAAGAGCGTACCAGGGAACTTGAAAATACCAACACGCGGTTAATGATTGAGATAAAAGCCCGTCAAACCGCCCAGATAATGCTTGCCCAGCGCAATGAGGATCTGAATCACATAAACCGTGAATTAAATGATTTTGCATATATGATTTCCCATGATCTTCGCGAGCCTCTCAGGGGAATTTTCAGTTATACTGAATTTTTAACAGAATATTATAAAGATAAACTTGATTCTAAAGGAAAATTTATACTTCAAAGCCTGGGAGGTCTTGCAAAAAGGCAGGATGACCAGATTAATGCAATCCTGCAATATTCCAGGATAGGGCGGACTGAAGCAGATATCAGCTTAACTGATCTAAATGATATAATTAAAGATGTAATTAAAAGACTTGGATTTTTATTAAAACAAACAGGAGCAGAGATACGGATTCCCAGGCCCATGCCTGAAATAGAATGTGATAAAGAGCTTATAACAGAAGCATTTCAAAATCTTATAAGCAATGCTTTAAAATATAATGATAAAGATGAAAAATGGGTTGAAATAGGTTTTTATGATAAAAACGAGATTGCTGAAAAATCTGTTTTTTCAGAAAAATGCCGGCAGGACAATTGTCATATTTTTTACATCAAGGACAATGGTATAGGTATTGCGGAAAAATTTCATGATAAAATTTTTAAAATATTCCAGCGGCTTCACAATAAAAACGCTTTTGGGGGCGGCACAGGAGCAGGGATGACCATAGTCCAGAAAATTATTGAACATCATAAAGGCAAAATATGGCTTGACTCTGTACCAGGCCAGGGAACAATATTTTATTTTTCAATTATGCAGATCAACCGGAATAATGTTAATCAAAAACCTGTTGATTAA
- a CDS encoding chemotaxis protein CheB produces MNEDLEKKDTSQGYYIIGIGASAGGLEALVNFFHNMPSDSGMAFVVVQHLSPDYKSLMDELLARHTNMEIIKITDGMTIMPDRIYLLPPKKNLTIFNRQLLLTTPDPALPFNLPIDFFFRSLAEDQEEKSVGIILSGTGSDGSRGIQAIKKAGGMVMVQDEQSAKFDGMPRSAIGTGLADYVEIPEKMPEIILSFISHPLIAGTSRNIAEFSQDETEMAKLIAMIRTRTGVDFSFYKQATIQRRIERRMGMSQTVNLRGYLKYINEHNEEIDALYRDMLIGVTRFFRDKDEFDYLKKNIIPVLFKNCLKNKIIRAWVAGCSTGEEAFTIAILLYDYMLSLKDHYEIKVFATDIDNDAIIKAGHGIYPEGIAADMDPVFLDKYFDRTAEGFRVKRHIRELVIFARQNILKDPPFTKIDIITCRNLLIYLRTRLQKDVLALFHFALKDKGYLFLGPSESVGDASDYFLAEHRSVKVFLHKGQGIPPVRRISSIPKYEPSKSNSPANIPGTYNTSNFKKIETIEKYYQEIINNLCESCVVINEKGDLLETFGEPERFLKTQLGKVDLNINRMVRSNVALALTTGIRNALKESKKITYKNLRIDDRDITRGVDMKIAPLKSSNKLIVIFHSEIVDNLTKEETTFSLDPHSNQQMIELQNEIQLTRENLQAANEELQTSNEELQATNEELLASNEELQSTNEELNSVNEELNTVNAEYQAKIAELLELNTDMDNLLKSTEIGTIFLDKELCIRKFTPAVTLEINLMQQDLGRHLSDLSIPLLEDVNKDIHHTLLTSEIMERVVQSPNEKWYLFQIFPYSDENGEKDGVIISMINITKQKNAEIAIKKNLDLMKQILETSPAAQLMTDSTGKIIFANKQTENWLGFKKNELINMYFDSSDLNITDLDGNVILHEKSPVAEIKKLKKNIKNFIICYKNKNNKIIFKITGNPLFNDQGAVDSAVFTMDRLANDNSIDSENKKYPGKEAVNNDKT; encoded by the coding sequence ATGAATGAGGATCTAGAAAAAAAAGATACTTCCCAGGGATATTATATTATTGGAATAGGGGCATCAGCCGGGGGACTTGAAGCCCTGGTTAATTTTTTTCATAATATGCCCTCAGACAGCGGCATGGCTTTTGTCGTGGTTCAGCATCTGTCTCCTGATTATAAAAGCCTTATGGATGAACTTCTTGCAAGACATACAAACATGGAGATTATAAAAATAACAGACGGAATGACAATAATGCCAGACCGCATATATCTTCTGCCCCCTAAAAAAAACCTGACTATTTTTAACAGACAGCTTCTTTTAACAACACCTGATCCTGCCCTGCCTTTTAATCTTCCCATAGATTTTTTTTTCAGATCCCTGGCAGAAGACCAGGAAGAAAAATCTGTTGGCATTATTTTATCAGGAACCGGCAGTGACGGGAGCAGGGGTATCCAGGCAATAAAAAAAGCCGGAGGCATGGTAATGGTTCAGGATGAACAAAGCGCCAAATTTGACGGAATGCCCAGAAGTGCTATTGGAACAGGCTTGGCAGATTATGTGGAAATACCTGAAAAAATGCCTGAAATCATACTCAGTTTTATCAGCCATCCCCTTATTGCAGGAACCAGCAGAAATATTGCAGAATTTTCACAAGATGAAACAGAAATGGCTAAATTAATTGCCATGATTAGAACCAGAACAGGAGTAGATTTTTCTTTTTATAAACAGGCTACAATCCAGAGACGGATTGAACGGCGGATGGGAATGAGCCAGACTGTAAATTTAAGGGGTTATCTTAAATATATTAATGAACATAATGAAGAAATAGATGCTTTGTACAGGGATATGCTTATTGGTGTTACCAGATTTTTCAGGGACAAAGATGAGTTTGATTATCTGAAAAAAAATATTATTCCAGTATTGTTTAAAAACTGCCTGAAAAACAAAATCATAAGAGCCTGGGTAGCAGGATGTTCTACTGGAGAAGAAGCATTTACCATTGCCATTCTTTTATATGATTACATGCTTTCTTTAAAAGATCATTATGAAATCAAAGTATTTGCAACAGATATTGATAATGATGCCATTATAAAAGCAGGTCACGGCATATATCCTGAAGGCATTGCCGCTGACATGGACCCTGTATTTCTTGATAAATATTTTGACCGGACTGCTGAAGGGTTCAGGGTAAAAAGGCATATTCGTGAACTGGTAATCTTTGCCCGCCAGAATATATTAAAAGACCCTCCTTTTACAAAAATAGATATTATTACATGCCGTAATCTTCTTATTTATCTTAGAACAAGACTTCAAAAAGATGTCCTTGCCCTGTTTCATTTTGCACTTAAAGACAAAGGCTATCTTTTTCTTGGACCCAGTGAAAGTGTGGGTGATGCATCTGATTATTTTTTAGCAGAACACCGTTCTGTTAAAGTATTTCTGCATAAAGGGCAGGGAATTCCTCCTGTAAGAAGAATATCATCAATTCCAAAATATGAACCATCCAAAAGTAACTCCCCAGCTAATATTCCAGGTACTTACAACACATCAAATTTTAAAAAAATAGAAACTATAGAAAAATATTATCAGGAAATCATTAATAATCTGTGTGAATCATGTGTGGTTATAAATGAAAAAGGAGACCTTCTGGAAACATTTGGAGAGCCTGAAAGATTTTTAAAAACACAGCTTGGCAAAGTTGATTTAAACATCAACCGCATGGTACGTTCCAATGTGGCACTCGCTCTTACAACAGGAATAAGAAATGCTCTAAAAGAATCTAAAAAAATTACATATAAAAACCTGAGAATAGATGACAGGGATATAACAAGAGGGGTGGATATGAAAATAGCTCCCCTGAAATCATCCAATAAATTAATTGTAATATTTCATTCGGAAATTGTTGATAATCTGACCAAAGAAGAAACCACATTCAGCCTTGATCCCCATTCCAATCAGCAGATGATTGAACTTCAAAACGAAATCCAGTTAACCAGGGAAAATCTTCAGGCAGCCAATGAAGAGCTGCAGACCTCCAATGAAGAACTTCAGGCTACTAATGAAGAACTCCTGGCTTCTAACGAGGAATTGCAGAGTACCAATGAAGAACTTAATTCTGTTAATGAAGAACTTAATACAGTTAATGCTGAATATCAGGCCAAGATTGCAGAACTGCTTGAGCTTAATACAGATATGGATAATCTGCTTAAAAGCACTGAAATAGGAACTATCTTTTTAGACAAAGAACTCTGCATCCGTAAATTCACACCTGCTGTTACCCTTGAGATCAACCTTATGCAGCAGGATCTGGGCAGGCATCTTTCAGACCTTTCAATACCCCTGCTGGAAGATGTAAATAAAGATATACACCATACCCTTCTAACCTCTGAAATCATGGAAAGGGTGGTTCAAAGCCCCAATGAAAAATGGTATTTATTCCAGATTTTTCCCTATTCTGACGAAAATGGTGAAAAAGACGGTGTTATTATATCCATGATAAATATTACAAAACAGAAAAATGCGGAAATTGCCATAAAAAAGAATCTTGACCTTATGAAACAGATTCTTGAAACCAGTCCGGCAGCCCAGTTAATGACAGACAGCACAGGAAAAATAATTTTTGCCAACAAACAAACTGAAAACTGGCTTGGATTTAAGAAAAATGAATTAATAAATATGTATTTTGATTCTTCAGATTTAAACATTACAGACCTGGATGGCAATGTTATTTTACATGAAAAAAGTCCTGTGGCTGAAATCAAAAAATTGAAAAAAAATATTAAAAATTTTATTATCTGCTATAAAAACAAGAACAATAAAATTATTTTCAAAATCACTGGCAATCCTCTTTTTAACGATCAAGGAGCAGTTGACTCGGCAGTATTTACAATGGACAGGCTGGCAAATGACAATAGTATTGATTCTGAAAATAAGAAATATCCAGGAAAGGAGGCAGTGAATAATGACAAGACATAA
- a CDS encoding sensor histidine kinase, whose amino-acid sequence MEFIKNKGRFWVRMDFSVQQITNSNNTRVLCAFNDISRQIETDHELNKYQNELEQLVSQRTFELKKEIEKRKSSEACIAESLKEKEVLLREIHHRVKNNMQVIISLLRLQARKINNKHIAEVFRESQNRVRAMAVIHETLYKQQSLNSINLKEYFTNLAANLIRAYSRAGLIIKPEIETNGLGMDIDRAIPCGLIVNELISNSLKYAFPSKPQGQIRISVQIVEENNIELIVKDNGIGLAEHIDPRNSGTLGLSTVFSLAERQLGAQIKINRDKGTEFSIIFAKDTIEKQTQKMPVTDDRT is encoded by the coding sequence GTGGAATTTATAAAAAACAAGGGCAGATTCTGGGTAAGAATGGATTTTTCAGTCCAGCAGATTACAAATAGTAACAATACGAGGGTCTTATGTGCTTTTAACGATATCAGCAGGCAGATAGAGACAGATCATGAATTAAACAAATACCAAAATGAGCTAGAACAGCTTGTCAGCCAGCGGACCTTTGAGCTTAAAAAAGAGATTGAAAAGCGCAAATCTTCCGAAGCCTGCATTGCAGAATCTTTAAAAGAAAAAGAAGTTCTGCTCAGGGAAATTCATCACCGGGTAAAAAACAATATGCAGGTAATTATCAGCCTGCTCAGGCTGCAGGCGAGAAAAATAAACAACAAGCATATAGCCGAAGTTTTCAGGGAAAGCCAGAATCGCGTAAGGGCAATGGCTGTTATCCATGAAACCCTTTACAAACAGCAGTCTCTTAACAGTATTAATTTAAAGGAATATTTCACCAATCTGGCAGCCAATCTTATCAGGGCTTACTCCAGAGCAGGCCTGATTATAAAACCTGAAATAGAAACAAATGGACTGGGAATGGATATTGACAGGGCAATTCCCTGCGGACTTATTGTTAATGAATTGATTTCCAATTCCCTTAAATATGCTTTTCCCAGCAAACCCCAGGGACAGATCAGAATCAGTGTTCAAATCGTTGAAGAGAACAATATTGAACTTATAGTAAAAGACAATGGTATCGGCCTGGCCGAACATATTGATCCCCGTAATTCAGGAACCCTGGGTTTAAGTACTGTTTTCAGCCTTGCTGAAAGGCAGCTTGGCGCTCAAATCAAAATCAACAGGGACAAAGGAACTGAGTTTTCCATAATCTTTGCAAAAGATACAATTGAAAAACAAACCCAAAAAATGCCGGTGACTGATGATAGAACCTGA